The sequence below is a genomic window from Halomonas halophila.
ACATCGGCGTCGAGGAGGCCGAGGCGGGTCGTCACCGGGTCTATCGGGTGGTGGGCCAGGTGTTTTTTGCCTCCTCCGAGCGCTTCGGCCGCGCCTTCGACTTCAAGGAGAGCGTGGAGAAGGTCACCATCGACCTGTCCCGGGCACACTTCTGGGACATCACCGCCGTGCAGGCGCTGGATCGGGTGGTGATCAAGTTCCGCCGCGAGGGCACCGAGGTCGAGCTGGTCGGCCTCAACGAGGCCAGCGCCACCATCGTCGATCGCTACGCCATCCATGACGATCCGGAAGCCGTCGAGAAGCTGATGGGCGGCCACTGAGTCGCGTCAGGCATTCGGCCGCACGGGCCGGCGCGACCGCCGGCCCGCCCCACCATGACAAGGAATGACGACATGTCACAGAAGGTCTACTGCATCGCCCAGTTCCAGCCCAAGCCCGGCCGCGAGGCGGCGGTGTTCGCCGCGCTGCAGGCGCTGGAGCCCAACGCCCATCGCGAGGACGGCTGCCTCCAGTACACGGTGACGCGCCACGTCGATCACCCCAACGCCCCGGGCACGAGCTACCCGATCGTGTTCCACGAGATCTGGGCCAGCCGCGAGGCCTTCGAGGCGCACTGCAACCGCCGTGAGATCCAGCACTTCTTCGCCACCCAGGTCGAGGCCGAGGACGGCGATGTGGCCGACGCCAACGTCTGCGTCTACACCGACGAGCCCCAGGACTTCGACGCGCCGAAGCGCTGAGCCCGCCTGCCGGGCGTCAGGCAGCGCCCGGCCCTATGCAGGTCGCCGCCGATGGGGTAGAACTCAGGGCAGCGACAACGACACACGCCGGCTTCAGGACAGACAGATGACAGAACAGGTGATGGCCGCCATCGACGGCTCGCAGTTTTCCGAGGGCGTCTGCGACTACGCCGCCTGGGCCAGTCAGGCGCTGGAGGCGCCGCTGACCTTCCTGCACGTGGTCGACAACCACCCCCAGACCGCCGAGGCGGATCTCTCCGGCAACA
It includes:
- a CDS encoding putative quinol monooxygenase encodes the protein MSQKVYCIAQFQPKPGREAAVFAALQALEPNAHREDGCLQYTVTRHVDHPNAPGTSYPIVFHEIWASREAFEAHCNRREIQHFFATQVEAEDGDVADANVCVYTDEPQDFDAPKR